One Serratia liquefaciens genomic window, CGTGGCGGAGAACATTTATCTCGGCCAACTGCCGACCCGGCGTGGGCTGGTGGATCGCAAGCTGCTGCGTTACGAGTCCCGGCTTCAACTGGAGCATCTCGGGCTGGATATCGATCCGGATACGCCATTGAAATACCTGTCGATAGGCCAGTGGCAAATGGTGGAAATCGCCAAAGCGCTGGCGCGCAACGCCAAGGTAATCGCGTTTGACGAGCCCACCAGTTCTTTGTCCGCTCGGGAGATCGAGCAGCTGTTCCGGGTGATCCGCGAGTTGCGCGCTGAAGGGCGCGTGATCCTGTATGTCTCGCACCGCATGGAGGAGATTTTTGCTCTTAGCGACGCCATCACCGTGTTTAAAGATGGCCGCTATGTACGCACCTTTGACGATATGCGTCAGGTCGATAACGCGCAGCTGGTGCAGGCGATGGTGGGGCGCGATCTCGGTGACGTCTACGGCTATCAGCCGCGTGAACTGGGGCCGGTGCGTTTGGATCTCAAGGGGCTGCAAGCGCCCGGCGTGAAAACGCCGATCGATCTGAACGTGCGGGCCGGGGAGATAGTCGGGCTATTTGGCCTGGTCGGCGCCGGCCGCAGCGAGTTGATGAAGGGCATCTTTGGCGCCACACGGGTTACTGCCGGGCAACTGATGCTGGACGGGCAGGCGATTGTCATTCGTTCGCCGATTGACGCGATCCGCGCCGGCATCATGCTGTGTCCGGAAGACCGCAAGGCGGACGGCATCATCCCGGTGCATTCGGTGCGCGACAATATCAACATTAGCGCGCGGCGTAACAGCATCCGTGCAGGCTGCCTGATCAACCCTGGCTGGGAGGTCAGCAACGCCGAGCATCATATACGTGCGTTGAATATCAAAACGCCCAGTGCCGAGCAGTTAATTATGAACCTGTCCGGTGGCAACCAGCAGAAGGCGATTCTGGGCCGTTGGCTGTCGGAAGACATGAAGGTGATCCTGCTGGATGAACCGACTCGCGGCATTGACGTTGGCGCCAAACACGAGATTTATAACGTCATTTACCAGCTCGCGCAGCGCGGCATCGCGGTGCTGTTCGCTTCCAGCGATTTGCCCGAAGTTCTGGGGCTGGCGGACCGTATCCTGGTGATGCGGGAAGGGGCCCTGTCCGGTGAATTACTGCATGACGACGCCAGTGAGGAAAAGGCCCTCAGTCTGGCGATGCTGCGCACCCCCGAGATTGCCCCCGATGCCGCTGCGGCGGTGGCCTGAAAGTGAAGGAGAAAGAGATGTCGACCATAACGACCCATTCTGTGAAAAACCGCAGCGGCCAGGGGCTGGTGCGGATCTGGGACAGCTACGGCATGCTGGTGGTATTCGCGGTGCTGTTTATCGCCTGCGCGCTGTTTGTGCCCAATTTCGGCTCATTTATCAATATGAAAGGGCTGGGGTTGGCGATATCCATGTCCGGTATGGTGGCCTGCGGCATGCTGTTTTGTTTGGCCTCCGGCGACTTTGATCTGTCAGTCGCGTCGGTGATTGCCTGCGCCGGGGTCACGACCGCGGTGGTGATCAACATGACCGAAAGCCTGTGGATCGGCGTGGGCGCCGGTTTGCTGCTGGGAATGGTCTCCGGGTTGATCAACGGTTTTGTTATCGCCCGGCTGAAAATCAACGCGCTGATCACCACCCTGGCCACCATGCAGATTTTTCGCGGGTTGGCATACATCATTTCCGATGGGAAAGCGGTAGGCATTGAAGACGAGCGCTTCTTTACGTTGGGTTATGCCAATTGGCTGGGGTTGCCTGCGCCAATCTGGATCACCGTAGCCTGTCTGATCCTGTTCGGCTTCCTGCTCAATAAAACCACCTTTGGCCGCAATACGCTGGCGATTGGCGGCAACGAGGAGGCGGCCCGACTGGCCGGGGTACCGGTGGTACGCACCAAGATTGTGATCTTTATGCTGTCCGGGCTGGTTTCCGCCGCTGCCGGCATCATTCTGGCTTCGCGCATGACCAGCGGCCAGCCAATGACCTCGATCGGCTATGAATTGATAGTGATCTCCGCCTGCGTACTGGGTGGGGTTTCGTTGAAAGGCGGTATCGGTAAAATCTCCTACGTCATCGCCGGTATCTTGATCCTCGGCACGGTAGAAAACGCCATGAACCTGCTGAATATCTCACCGTTTTCGCAGTATGTGGTGCGCGGTGTGATCTTGCTGGCGGCGGTGATTTTTGACCGTTACAAGCAGCAGGCCAAGCGTCGGATTTAGAAAATCGGCAACCCCGTTCACAGTTCTGTTATCGGCTCAGGCAGTTCTCTGCCGTGCCGATACACTTGTTCAGGACAGTTCTATCAGCCGTTCCGGGAGGACAGATGTACCATCGCATGGCACAGGAACCGCAGCCGAACCCGCTGTTGCCGGGTTACACCTTTAACGCCTATCTGGTGGCGGGGTTGACGCCCATCATGGCGGACGGCCCGCTGGATTTCTTTATCGACCGCCCCGGCGGCATGAAGGGCTATATTCTCAACCTGACCATCAAGGGCCAGGGCAAGGTGTTTGACGGTGAGGACACCCTTTACTGCAACCCCGGCGATCTGCTGCTGTTTCCTCCCAAGGCGGCGCATTACTATGGGCGTTCGCCGGACAGCGACTGCTGGTATCACCGCTGGGTGTATTTCCGACCGCGGGCCTACTGGGCCGACTGGCTGGAATGGCACAGCAAGACCCACGAAGTCGGGCGCTTGACGCTGCCGAACAACAACTTGCTGCTGGAGTTCGATCGGCTGTTCGCCAATATCGAGCAAACGCAGCGTTCCGGCCGGCGTTTCGCCGAAGAGTTGGGGATGAACCTGCTGGAGCGTTTGCTGCTGCGCGCGATGGAGGAGGACCCGCTCAGCCCGCAGAAAATCATGGATCCCCGGGTGATAGAGGCCTGCCAGTTTATCACCGGCAACCTTGCCG contains:
- the araG gene encoding L-arabinose ABC transporter ATP-binding protein AraG, translated to MTTALPYLAFKGIGKTFPGVKALDDISFSCQAGQIHALMGENGAGKSTLLKILSGNYSPSQGEIQLQGRPVTFTSTTDALDAGVAIIYQELHLVPEMTVAENIYLGQLPTRRGLVDRKLLRYESRLQLEHLGLDIDPDTPLKYLSIGQWQMVEIAKALARNAKVIAFDEPTSSLSAREIEQLFRVIRELRAEGRVILYVSHRMEEIFALSDAITVFKDGRYVRTFDDMRQVDNAQLVQAMVGRDLGDVYGYQPRELGPVRLDLKGLQAPGVKTPIDLNVRAGEIVGLFGLVGAGRSELMKGIFGATRVTAGQLMLDGQAIVIRSPIDAIRAGIMLCPEDRKADGIIPVHSVRDNINISARRNSIRAGCLINPGWEVSNAEHHIRALNIKTPSAEQLIMNLSGGNQQKAILGRWLSEDMKVILLDEPTRGIDVGAKHEIYNVIYQLAQRGIAVLFASSDLPEVLGLADRILVMREGALSGELLHDDASEEKALSLAMLRTPEIAPDAAAAVA
- the araH gene encoding L-arabinose ABC transporter permease AraH — protein: MSTITTHSVKNRSGQGLVRIWDSYGMLVVFAVLFIACALFVPNFGSFINMKGLGLAISMSGMVACGMLFCLASGDFDLSVASVIACAGVTTAVVINMTESLWIGVGAGLLLGMVSGLINGFVIARLKINALITTLATMQIFRGLAYIISDGKAVGIEDERFFTLGYANWLGLPAPIWITVACLILFGFLLNKTTFGRNTLAIGGNEEAARLAGVPVVRTKIVIFMLSGLVSAAAGIILASRMTSGQPMTSIGYELIVISACVLGGVSLKGGIGKISYVIAGILILGTVENAMNLLNISPFSQYVVRGVILLAAVIFDRYKQQAKRRI
- the araC gene encoding arabinose operon transcriptional regulator AraC, yielding MYHRMAQEPQPNPLLPGYTFNAYLVAGLTPIMADGPLDFFIDRPGGMKGYILNLTIKGQGKVFDGEDTLYCNPGDLLLFPPKAAHYYGRSPDSDCWYHRWVYFRPRAYWADWLEWHSKTHEVGRLTLPNNNLLLEFDRLFANIEQTQRSGRRFAEELGMNLLERLLLRAMEEDPLSPQKIMDPRVIEACQFITGNLAGELRIDEVARHVCLSPSRLAHLFREQVGINILRWREDQRVIRAKLLLQTTQESIATIGRVVGYDDQLYFSRVFRKRVGVSPSDFRRRSLEINYPARNQRETPYAVATN